One stretch of Janibacter limosus DNA includes these proteins:
- a CDS encoding globin: MFAQPGETFYEQVGGHDTFVRLVHAFYEGVATDPTLRALYPEEDLGAAEIRLRMFLEQYFGGPGTYSQERGHPRLRMRHVDYAVTPDQRDRWMKHMLAAMDSLELPESHAAAMRDYFIRAADMLVNADDDGSRL, translated from the coding sequence ATGTTTGCGCAGCCCGGTGAGACCTTCTACGAGCAGGTCGGTGGGCACGACACCTTCGTGCGCCTCGTCCACGCCTTCTACGAGGGAGTGGCGACGGACCCGACCCTGCGCGCCCTGTACCCGGAGGAGGACCTCGGCGCGGCCGAGATCCGCCTGCGGATGTTCCTCGAGCAGTACTTCGGCGGCCCCGGCACCTACAGCCAGGAGCGCGGTCACCCGCGGCTGCGCATGCGACACGTCGACTACGCGGTGACCCCGGACCAGCGCGACCGGTGGATGAAGCACATGCTGGCCGCCATGGACTCGCTCGAGTTGCCCGAGTCGCACGCCGCCGCGATGCGCGACTACTTCATCCGCGCCGCGGACATGCTCGTCAACGCCGACGACGACGGGAGCCGGCTGTGA